In Streptomyces sp. NBC_01381, a genomic segment contains:
- a CDS encoding MFS transporter — MTATTTAETPTTPQAHPQRWLILGVICLATLTVLLDNTVLNVAIPSLTKELDASTADIQWMINAYSLVQSGLLLTAGSAADRYGRKKMLAAGLALFGIGSLVAGLAQSSTQLIAARAGMGIGGALLMTTTLAVIVQIFDDSERMKAIGLWSTVNSLGFAIGPLVGGVMLDHFWWGAIFLINIPVAVLGFVAVVKLIPESKNPQGDRPDLLGAVFSTIGMASVVYAIISGPEHGWTSTQVLVAAAVGVVVLGVFVWWELRIPYPMLDMHFFRNQRFIGAVAGAILVAFGMGGSLFLLTQHLQFVLGYEPLEAGLRTAPLAVTVVALNFTGLGARLLKKTSTPVTIFIGMTLLSAGLAAIAVLGGDNYGGMLTGLIVMGAGIALAMPAMANAIMSAIPPEKAGVGAGVNGTLAEFGNGLGVAVLGAVLNSKFASLVAVSAASLPAALAAADTEGERAKIADAFSSGLETSQLVGAVAVFLGGVVAAALLKRAERADSAKTASA, encoded by the coding sequence ATGACGGCAACGACGACCGCCGAGACCCCCACCACCCCCCAGGCGCACCCTCAGCGCTGGCTGATCCTCGGTGTCATCTGCCTCGCCACGCTCACCGTCCTCCTGGACAACACCGTCCTGAACGTCGCGATCCCCTCCCTCACCAAGGAGCTGGACGCGTCCACGGCCGACATCCAGTGGATGATCAACGCCTACTCGCTCGTCCAGTCCGGCCTCCTGCTCACCGCGGGAAGCGCCGCCGACCGCTACGGCCGCAAGAAGATGCTCGCCGCGGGCCTCGCCCTCTTCGGCATCGGCTCGCTGGTCGCCGGTCTCGCCCAGTCCTCCACGCAGCTCATCGCCGCGCGGGCCGGGATGGGCATCGGCGGCGCGCTCCTGATGACCACCACGCTCGCCGTCATCGTGCAGATCTTCGACGACAGCGAGCGGATGAAGGCGATCGGCCTCTGGTCGACCGTCAACTCCCTCGGCTTCGCGATCGGCCCGCTGGTCGGCGGCGTCATGCTCGACCACTTCTGGTGGGGCGCGATCTTCCTGATCAACATCCCCGTCGCGGTCCTCGGCTTCGTCGCCGTCGTGAAGCTGATCCCCGAGTCCAAGAACCCGCAGGGCGACCGGCCCGACCTGCTCGGCGCGGTGTTCTCCACCATCGGCATGGCGTCGGTCGTCTACGCGATCATCTCCGGGCCCGAGCACGGCTGGACGTCGACGCAGGTCCTTGTCGCGGCCGCGGTGGGTGTCGTGGTCCTCGGCGTCTTCGTCTGGTGGGAGCTGCGCATCCCGTACCCGATGCTGGACATGCACTTCTTCCGCAACCAGCGCTTCATCGGCGCCGTCGCGGGCGCCATCCTGGTCGCCTTCGGCATGGGCGGCTCGCTCTTCCTGCTCACCCAGCACCTCCAGTTCGTCCTGGGGTACGAGCCGTTGGAGGCCGGCCTGCGGACGGCGCCGCTCGCGGTCACCGTCGTCGCGCTCAACTTCACGGGCCTCGGCGCACGGCTTCTTAAGAAGACGAGCACTCCGGTCACCATCTTCATCGGCATGACCCTGCTCTCCGCGGGGCTCGCCGCGATCGCCGTGCTCGGCGGCGACAACTACGGCGGGATGCTGACCGGGCTCATCGTGATGGGCGCGGGCATCGCGCTCGCCATGCCCGCGATGGCCAACGCCATCATGAGCGCGATCCCGCCGGAGAAGGCGGGCGTCGGCGCGGGCGTCAACGGCACGCTCGCGGAGTTCGGCAACGGGCTCGGCGTGGCCGTCCTCGGTGCGGTCCTCAACTCGAAGTTCGCCTCGCTGGTGGCCGTGTCCGCGGCCTCGCTGCCTGCCGCGCTCGCCGCGGCCGATACGGAGGGCGAGCGGGCGAAGATCGCCGACGCCTTCTCGTCGGGCCTTGAGACCAGTCAGCTGGTGGGGGCGGTGGCGGTGTTCCTCGGAGGCGTTGTCGCCGCCGCGTTGCTGAAGCGGGCGGAAAGGGCAGACTCTGCCAAGACGGCGTCCGCTTAG
- a CDS encoding MarR family winged helix-turn-helix transcriptional regulator — translation MAAQRQYEELARQLSAIGAVKRGLGRGLPADCPGGSAAVLVLLDRHGEMRMSRLAELLAVDMSVTSRHVAHVAEKEWIHRDPDPADKRSRILRLTPAGKAKLEELNDLSIKTLTHYLHDWSDDEVVQLSTLLARLRDSFGDCRAASARLPHPSEETTRTPA, via the coding sequence GTGGCCGCGCAGCGTCAGTACGAGGAGCTGGCCCGACAGCTCAGCGCGATCGGTGCCGTGAAGCGCGGCCTGGGACGTGGCCTCCCGGCCGACTGCCCTGGCGGATCCGCAGCCGTACTCGTCCTGCTCGACCGGCACGGCGAGATGCGGATGAGCAGGCTCGCCGAGCTGCTCGCCGTGGACATGTCGGTGACCAGCAGGCACGTGGCCCATGTGGCGGAGAAGGAGTGGATCCACCGGGATCCCGACCCCGCCGACAAACGCTCCCGGATCCTGCGCCTGACCCCGGCGGGCAAGGCCAAGCTCGAAGAGCTGAATGACCTGTCGATCAAGACGCTCACCCACTACTTGCATGACTGGTCCGACGACGAGGTCGTCCAGCTCAGCACGCTGCTCGCGCGACTGCGCGACAGCTTCGGGGACTGCCGTGCGGCTTCGGCCCGGCTTCCCCACCCCTCTGAAGAGACCACCCGTACACCCGCGTAA
- a CDS encoding MFS transporter codes for MATTTPSGVRGSHAKHGARDDGAPMTHRQIMEALSGLLLGMFVAILSSTIVSNALPEIIGDLGGGQSAYTWVVTASLLAMTATTPLWGKLSDLFSKKALVQIALIIYVLGSVVAGLSQNAGMLIACRVVQGIGVGGLSALAQIVMAAMISPRERGRYSGYLGATFAVATVGGPLLGGVITDTDWLGWRWCFYVGVPFAIIALIVLQKTLKLPVVKRDVKVDWAGAFFISAAVSLLLVWVTFAGDKYDWLSWQTYAMVGGSVLLGAVFLFVESKASEPIIPLRLFRNRTITLASLASLFVGVAMFAGTVFFSQYFQLARDKSPTMSGVMTIPMIGGLFVSSTVSGQIITKTGKWKAWLVAGGVLLTAGLGLLGTMRYDTEYWHIAIFMAIMGLGIGMMMQNLVLATQNQVAPEDLGSASSVVTFFRSLGGAMGVSVLGAVMSTRITDYVKDGLEDLGPKAAAMGHGGTGGGGIPDLDALPAPFRTVMESAYGHGIADVFLIAAPMALIAFLITLFIKEVPLRTSGALAQAAESSEPSESPAGTEVAGEQPLLASVAAHTETGPEGTQKLAAVASSATGDAPVQTTGGGTPVRGFVRGAESAPVPRAAVTLISLGGRQLGRAVAQGDGSYAVDAPGAGSYVLIASADGFQPQASTIVVADDALAYDILLSGTSGLTGVVRASDGKLPVGGAMVIVTDVRGDVLATGLTTDQGEFTFAELVPGQVTIAVNAAGHRPMALPVEVGAVGVTRVEVELKSGSQVLGTVRAKGGPLNDARVTLVDAAGNVVATATTGSDGAYAFTDLDNGEYTVIATGYPPVATGLTVAGEGVDGHDIELAHPGE; via the coding sequence ATGGCAACAACCACACCATCCGGTGTGCGGGGCAGCCACGCCAAGCACGGGGCGCGTGATGACGGCGCCCCCATGACGCACCGCCAGATCATGGAGGCCCTGTCCGGCTTGCTGCTCGGCATGTTCGTCGCGATCCTGTCGTCGACGATCGTCTCCAACGCCCTGCCCGAAATCATCGGCGACCTCGGCGGCGGCCAGTCCGCCTACACCTGGGTCGTCACCGCATCGCTGCTTGCGATGACGGCGACCACCCCGCTGTGGGGCAAGCTGTCCGACCTCTTCAGCAAGAAGGCGCTCGTACAGATAGCCCTGATCATTTATGTCCTGGGATCGGTGGTCGCCGGGCTCTCGCAGAACGCGGGCATGCTCATCGCCTGCCGTGTCGTGCAGGGCATCGGCGTGGGCGGTCTCTCCGCCCTCGCGCAGATCGTGATGGCCGCGATGATCTCCCCGCGTGAGCGCGGGCGTTACTCCGGCTACCTCGGCGCGACCTTCGCCGTCGCGACCGTCGGCGGTCCGCTGCTCGGCGGTGTCATCACCGACACCGACTGGCTCGGCTGGCGCTGGTGCTTCTACGTCGGCGTGCCCTTCGCGATCATCGCCCTGATCGTGCTGCAGAAGACCCTGAAGCTCCCCGTCGTGAAGCGGGACGTCAAGGTCGACTGGGCCGGCGCCTTCTTCATCTCCGCGGCCGTCTCGCTGCTCCTGGTCTGGGTCACCTTCGCCGGTGACAAGTACGACTGGCTGTCCTGGCAGACGTACGCGATGGTCGGCGGTTCGGTGCTGCTCGGCGCGGTCTTCCTCTTCGTCGAGTCCAAGGCGAGCGAGCCGATCATCCCGCTGCGGCTCTTCCGCAACCGCACCATCACCCTGGCCTCGCTCGCCTCGCTCTTCGTGGGTGTCGCGATGTTCGCGGGCACGGTGTTCTTCAGCCAGTACTTCCAGCTGGCGCGCGACAAGTCGCCGACGATGTCCGGCGTCATGACGATCCCGATGATCGGTGGTCTGTTCGTCTCCTCGACGGTCTCAGGGCAGATCATCACCAAGACCGGCAAGTGGAAGGCCTGGCTGGTCGCGGGCGGTGTGCTGCTGACCGCGGGGCTCGGCCTGCTCGGCACGATGCGGTACGACACCGAGTACTGGCACATCGCGATCTTCATGGCGATCATGGGCCTCGGCATCGGCATGATGATGCAGAACCTCGTCCTCGCCACGCAGAACCAGGTCGCTCCCGAGGACCTCGGTTCCGCGAGCTCCGTCGTCACCTTCTTCCGTTCTCTCGGTGGCGCCATGGGCGTCTCGGTGCTCGGTGCCGTGATGTCCACGCGCATCACCGACTACGTGAAGGACGGCCTGGAGGACCTCGGTCCGAAGGCCGCGGCCATGGGTCACGGCGGCACCGGTGGCGGCGGCATCCCGGATCTGGACGCCCTTCCCGCGCCGTTCCGCACGGTGATGGAGAGCGCCTACGGGCACGGCATCGCCGATGTCTTCCTGATCGCCGCGCCGATGGCGCTGATCGCCTTCCTGATCACGCTCTTCATCAAGGAGGTCCCGCTGCGTACGTCGGGTGCCCTCGCCCAGGCCGCCGAGTCGTCCGAGCCGTCCGAGTCTCCGGCCGGCACCGAGGTCGCCGGCGAGCAGCCGCTCCTCGCCTCCGTCGCGGCGCACACCGAGACGGGGCCCGAGGGCACGCAGAAGCTCGCCGCGGTCGCCTCGTCCGCCACCGGGGACGCCCCGGTGCAGACCACGGGCGGCGGCACTCCGGTGCGCGGTTTCGTGCGGGGCGCGGAGAGTGCTCCGGTGCCGCGGGCCGCCGTCACGCTGATCTCCCTCGGGGGACGGCAGCTGGGGCGTGCGGTGGCGCAGGGCGACGGGTCCTACGCCGTGGACGCCCCGGGCGCGGGCTCGTACGTACTGATCGCGTCGGCCGACGGCTTCCAGCCGCAGGCTTCGACGATCGTCGTGGCCGACGATGCGCTCGCGTACGACATCCTGCTGAGCGGCACGAGCGGCCTCACCGGTGTGGTGCGGGCCTCCGACGGCAAGCTGCCGGTCGGCGGCGCGATGGTCATCGTGACGGACGTACGCGGCGATGTGCTGGCCACCGGACTCACCACCGACCAGGGTGAGTTCACCTTCGCCGAGCTGGTGCCGGGACAGGTGACCATCGCGGTGAACGCCGCGGGGCACCGGCCGATGGCGCTGCCGGTCGAGGTCGGCGCGGTCGGCGTCACCCGGGTCGAGGTCGAGCTGAAGTCCGGTTCGCAGGTGCTCGGCACCGTGCGGGCCAAGGGCGGGCCGCTGAACGACGCGCGGGTCACGCTGGTGGACGCGGCGGGCAACGTCGTCGCCACCGCCACCACGGGGTCGGACGGGGCGTACGCCTTCACCGACCTGGACAACGGCGAGTACACGGTCATCGCGACCGGTTACCCGCCGGTGGCGACGGGCCTGACCGTCGCCGGAGAAGGCGTCGACGGCCACGACATCGAACTCGCCCACCCCGGCGAGTGA
- a CDS encoding TetR/AcrR family transcriptional regulator, protein MVKAADRAKRPARTSVWLEGKAPRNGAGRRSDQPTGLDRDRITEATVRLLDEEGLAKFSMRRLAAELNVTAMSVYWYVDTKDDLLELALDAAAGEMNLPDAESVTPERWRETLRELASEYRGLLVRHAWVSPLVGNFLNIGPNWLKFALTVQDVVRKTGLPTEKQTGAIAAVFQFVYGFGTVQGHYLARCAAAGMTPAEYFKEAMGAVRSDPGLEETLHSASEMMEARGGSTVEEMWELDFAVALDLLVAGIEAQL, encoded by the coding sequence ATGGTGAAGGCAGCCGACCGCGCGAAGCGCCCCGCGCGGACCAGCGTCTGGCTGGAGGGCAAGGCCCCCCGGAACGGCGCGGGCCGCAGGAGTGATCAGCCGACAGGCCTGGACCGTGACCGCATCACCGAGGCCACGGTCCGCCTCCTCGACGAAGAGGGCCTCGCCAAGTTCTCCATGCGGCGCCTGGCCGCCGAGCTGAACGTCACGGCGATGTCCGTGTACTGGTACGTCGACACCAAGGACGACCTGCTCGAACTGGCCCTGGACGCGGCCGCGGGCGAGATGAACCTGCCGGACGCCGAGTCGGTCACGCCCGAGCGGTGGCGCGAGACGCTGCGCGAACTGGCTTCGGAGTACCGGGGGTTGCTGGTCCGGCACGCCTGGGTGTCACCGCTCGTCGGCAACTTCCTCAACATCGGCCCGAACTGGCTCAAGTTCGCGCTGACCGTGCAGGACGTGGTGCGCAAGACGGGTCTTCCGACGGAGAAGCAGACCGGTGCGATCGCCGCGGTCTTCCAGTTCGTGTACGGATTCGGCACCGTGCAGGGCCACTACCTCGCGCGGTGCGCCGCGGCCGGGATGACGCCCGCGGAGTACTTCAAGGAAGCCATGGGCGCGGTCAGGTCCGATCCGGGCCTTGAGGAGACCCTGCACAGCGCCTCCGAGATGATGGAGGCGCGGGGCGGGAGCACGGTCGAGGAGATGTGGGAACTGGACTTCGCAGTCGCCCTGGACCTGCTGGTGGCGGGCATCGAGGCACAGCTGTAG
- a CDS encoding bifunctional glycosyltransferase family 2/GtrA family protein gives MQTTDSSPGGACSVTLPARAHLPAGWRDVPVLDIVIPVYNEEKDLGPCVRRLHDHLVRTFPYPFRITVADNASTDATPQVAAVLAAASPEVEYRRLEQKGRGRALRAVWSASDAPVLAYMDVDLSTDLNALLPLVAPLISGHSDLAIGSRLARSSRVVRGPKREFISRTYNLILRGSLHARFSDAQCGFKAIRGDVAGVLLPLVEDTGWFFDTEMLVLAERAGLRIHEVPVDWVDDPNSTVHLVKTATDDLKGVLRVGRALAVGALPLDRLARPFGDDPRDRQLTGVPGGLARQLVGFCVVGALSTLFYLLLYSGFRTFTGSQAANALALLVSAVANTAANRRLTFGVRGRDRAMRHQAQGLVVFAIGLALTSGSLAALGAASGDPSHSTELAVLIAANLAATVLRFLLLRAWVFPERRSDTTSAAPPEASYELTHAPDHAPDHAPDHAPDHAPDHAPDYAPDPRNAR, from the coding sequence ATGCAAACCACCGACTCTTCCCCGGGCGGCGCTTGCTCGGTCACCCTGCCGGCGCGGGCGCACCTTCCCGCCGGATGGCGCGATGTGCCCGTCCTGGACATCGTGATCCCCGTCTACAACGAGGAGAAGGACCTCGGGCCGTGTGTGCGGCGCCTGCACGACCACCTCGTCCGCACCTTCCCCTACCCCTTCCGCATCACCGTCGCGGACAACGCGTCGACGGACGCCACGCCCCAGGTGGCCGCGGTACTCGCCGCCGCGAGCCCCGAGGTCGAGTACCGACGGCTCGAACAGAAGGGCCGCGGCCGGGCGTTGCGCGCCGTCTGGTCCGCATCGGACGCCCCCGTCCTCGCGTATATGGACGTCGACCTCTCCACCGACCTCAACGCGCTGCTCCCGCTGGTGGCGCCGCTGATCTCCGGCCACTCCGACCTGGCGATCGGGTCCCGGCTCGCGCGCAGCTCACGCGTGGTGCGCGGTCCCAAGCGCGAGTTCATCTCGCGTACGTACAACCTCATCCTGCGCGGCTCGCTGCACGCCCGCTTCTCCGACGCCCAGTGCGGATTCAAGGCGATCAGGGGCGATGTGGCGGGGGTGCTCCTTCCGCTGGTCGAGGACACCGGATGGTTCTTCGACACCGAGATGCTGGTGCTCGCCGAGCGCGCGGGGCTTCGCATCCACGAGGTGCCGGTCGACTGGGTCGACGACCCGAACTCCACCGTCCACCTGGTCAAGACGGCCACGGACGACCTCAAGGGGGTGTTGCGGGTCGGGCGCGCCCTCGCGGTCGGCGCGCTGCCGCTTGACCGGCTCGCCCGCCCCTTCGGCGACGATCCGCGGGACCGGCAGCTGACCGGCGTGCCCGGCGGACTCGCCCGCCAGCTGGTCGGCTTCTGCGTGGTGGGCGCGCTCTCCACGCTCTTCTATCTGCTTCTCTACTCCGGCTTCCGTACGTTCACGGGGTCGCAGGCGGCGAACGCGCTGGCCCTGCTGGTCTCCGCGGTCGCCAACACCGCGGCCAACCGGCGGCTCACCTTCGGGGTGCGCGGCCGCGACCGTGCGATGCGCCATCAGGCGCAGGGCCTGGTCGTCTTCGCCATCGGCCTCGCCCTGACCAGCGGTTCGCTGGCCGCCCTAGGCGCGGCTTCCGGCGACCCCTCCCACTCCACGGAGCTCGCGGTGCTCATCGCGGCCAACCTCGCGGCGACGGTCCTGCGGTTCCTGCTGCTGCGGGCGTGGGTGTTCCCGGAGCGGCGCTCCGACACCACATCCGCCGCACCGCCCGAAGCCTCGTACGAACTCACGCACGCACCCGACCACGCACCCGACCACGCACCCGACCACGCACCCGACCACGCACCCGACCACGCACCGGACTACGCACCCGACCCGAGGAACGCACGATGA
- a CDS encoding YceI family protein: MGPGLTARIRTRDGWAVSHAVVTLTDMTGTQVLRAAADEEGAVRDTTALPAGPYTVIVTAVGYAPVASTALVTASGRAEVGSVVLARQGGTELPPPGPWTIDPAHSTVGATAQHLGITSVHGRFTEFGGRIDISEDLEKSRVEAVIKSSSIDTGNGMRDGHLKSPDFLDVDQYPELTYRSTGLTPAGSDRWTVHGELTMHGVVRPVDLELSYLGTGADPWGGTRAAFRATAELRREDFAMNYNQVVQAGISAIGTTLRVELDVQAVQGDSLPQG, translated from the coding sequence ATGGGACCGGGACTTACAGCGCGCATCCGGACGCGAGACGGCTGGGCGGTATCCCACGCCGTCGTCACCCTCACCGACATGACGGGTACGCAGGTGCTGCGGGCCGCGGCGGACGAGGAGGGCGCGGTGCGCGACACCACGGCGCTGCCGGCAGGACCGTACACGGTGATCGTCACCGCGGTCGGTTACGCGCCCGTGGCCTCGACCGCGCTCGTCACCGCGAGCGGCCGTGCCGAGGTCGGCAGCGTCGTCCTCGCCCGGCAGGGCGGCACGGAGCTGCCGCCGCCGGGGCCGTGGACCATCGACCCCGCGCACTCCACCGTGGGCGCGACGGCCCAGCACCTGGGGATCACCAGCGTGCACGGCCGGTTCACGGAGTTCGGCGGGCGGATCGACATCTCCGAGGACCTCGAGAAGTCCCGGGTCGAGGCGGTCATCAAGTCCTCGTCCATCGACACGGGCAACGGCATGCGGGACGGCCACCTGAAGTCCCCCGACTTCCTGGACGTCGACCAGTACCCCGAGCTCACCTACCGCTCGACCGGTCTCACGCCCGCAGGCTCCGACCGCTGGACGGTGCACGGCGAACTGACCATGCACGGTGTCGTACGCCCGGTCGACCTGGAGCTCAGCTATCTCGGTACGGGGGCGGATCCCTGGGGCGGCACGAGGGCGGCCTTCCGGGCCACGGCGGAGCTGCGCCGCGAGGACTTCGCGATGAACTACAACCAGGTGGTGCAGGCGGGCATCTCGGCGATCGGCACGACCCTCCGGGTGGAGCTGGACGTCCAGGCGGTGCAGGGGGATTCACTGCCGCAGGGCTGA
- a CDS encoding RNA polymerase sigma factor SigF: MSADQGSSKVLTLTKSETAPDALPAEAVTTASGAIDTRTLSRSLFLRLAALDKDSPERVYVRDTLIELNLPLVRYAAARFRSRNEPMEDIVQVGTIGLIKAIDRFDCERGVEFPTFAMPTVVGEIKRFFRDTSWSVRVPRRLQELRLALTKTSDELAQRLDRSPTVPELAKALGVSEEDVVDGLAVGNAYTASSLDSPAPEDDGGEGSLADRLGYEDSALEGVEYRESLKPLLAKLPPRERRIIMLRFFANMTQSQIGEEVGISQMHVSRLLTRTLSQLREGLISD, from the coding sequence ATGTCCGCAGACCAGGGCAGCTCGAAGGTGCTCACGCTCACGAAGAGCGAAACCGCGCCCGACGCGCTTCCAGCCGAAGCCGTGACAACGGCTTCTGGAGCCATCGACACCCGCACCCTGTCCCGCTCCCTTTTCCTGCGGCTCGCCGCACTCGACAAAGACAGCCCGGAGCGCGTCTACGTACGCGACACGCTCATCGAGCTGAACCTCCCTCTCGTCCGGTACGCGGCGGCGCGCTTCCGCAGCCGCAACGAACCGATGGAGGACATCGTCCAGGTCGGCACGATCGGTCTGATCAAGGCGATCGACCGCTTCGACTGCGAACGCGGCGTGGAATTCCCGACGTTCGCGATGCCGACCGTCGTCGGTGAGATCAAGCGCTTCTTCCGCGACACGAGTTGGTCGGTGCGCGTCCCGCGCCGCCTCCAGGAGCTGCGGCTCGCGCTGACCAAGACCAGCGACGAGCTGGCCCAGCGGCTCGACCGCTCCCCGACGGTGCCCGAGCTCGCCAAGGCGCTCGGCGTCTCCGAGGAGGACGTGGTCGACGGCCTCGCGGTGGGGAACGCCTACACGGCGTCCTCGCTCGACTCCCCGGCCCCCGAGGACGACGGCGGCGAGGGCTCCCTCGCGGACCGCCTCGGCTACGAGGACAGCGCCCTGGAAGGCGTCGAGTACCGCGAGTCCCTCAAGCCGCTGCTCGCCAAGCTGCCGCCGCGCGAGCGCCGCATCATCATGCTGCGCTTCTTCGCGAACATGACGCAGTCGCAGATCGGCGAGGAGGTCGGCATCTCGCAGATGCATGTGTCCCGGCTGCTGACCCGGACTCTCTCGCAGCTTCGGGAAGGGCTGATCTCCGACTGA
- a CDS encoding glycosyltransferase family 39 protein, protein MTTTAQVAQPLHEAPGEHAHRRSRGLPARLWRGRADDPRWARPAFLGLLLATAVLYLWNLSASGYANSFYSAAVQAGSQSWKAMFFGSLDAGNAITVDKPPASLWPMALSVRLFGLNSWAVLAPQVLMGVATVGVLYAAVRRRFSPVAGLIAGAVLALTPVAALMFRFNNPDAMLALLMTVTVYCVLRALEHGRTKWLVWAGVAVGLAFLVKTLQAFLILPPLAVLYAVCAPVRLRKRFGQLALSGLAMVVAGGWWVAIVELWPASSRPYIGGSQNNSFLELTFGYNGLGRINGEETGSVGGGGGPGGGGGGGQWGETGIGRMFNSEIGSQISWPLPAALILLVGGIILTWKARRTDTTRSAFVAWGGSLLMTAAVFSFMAGIFHQYYTIALAPYIAALIGMGATVLWEERAKWWAGALLGAAVAGTAWWGYVLLGRTPDYVPWLRWAVLTGGLAGALGLLLAARLGRQLAIAAIGLSFAASVAGPVAYTLSTVNSAHTGSIVTAGPASAGGMGGGPGGGGGGGRPGGGGGMQPPGQNGQQNGGMQPPTGGQNGGGMGQPPGGQQGGQGKQQGQTGRQGGMPGGGTGERGGMGGGGGMGGLLNGAQVSAKAKKLLEANAEDYTWAAAAIGSQNAASYQLATGDPVMAIGGFNGSDPSPTLAQFKQYVADGKVHYFISGGQGGQGGQGGGGGMGGDSGTASKITSWVEDSFKKVTVGSATFYDLTQPKT, encoded by the coding sequence ATGACGACAACTGCCCAGGTGGCTCAGCCACTTCACGAGGCGCCGGGTGAACACGCCCACCGGCGCTCCCGCGGGCTGCCCGCGCGGCTCTGGCGCGGTCGCGCCGACGATCCCCGCTGGGCGCGCCCCGCGTTCCTCGGTCTGCTGCTCGCCACCGCCGTCCTCTACCTCTGGAACCTCAGCGCGTCCGGTTACGCCAACTCCTTCTACTCCGCGGCCGTCCAGGCGGGCAGCCAGAGCTGGAAGGCGATGTTCTTCGGCTCGCTCGACGCGGGCAACGCGATCACCGTCGACAAGCCGCCGGCCTCGCTCTGGCCGATGGCCCTTTCGGTACGCCTCTTCGGGCTCAACTCCTGGGCGGTCCTTGCCCCGCAGGTCCTGATGGGCGTCGCGACGGTCGGCGTGCTCTACGCGGCGGTGCGCCGCCGCTTCAGCCCGGTGGCCGGACTGATCGCGGGCGCCGTGCTCGCGCTCACCCCCGTCGCCGCGCTGATGTTCCGCTTCAACAACCCGGACGCGATGCTCGCGCTCCTGATGACCGTCACCGTGTACTGCGTGCTCCGCGCCCTGGAGCACGGCCGCACCAAGTGGCTGGTCTGGGCGGGCGTGGCGGTCGGCCTCGCCTTCCTGGTCAAGACGCTGCAGGCGTTCCTGATCCTGCCGCCGCTCGCGGTCCTCTACGCGGTGTGCGCGCCGGTCCGCCTTCGCAAGCGCTTCGGTCAACTCGCCCTCTCCGGGCTCGCGATGGTCGTCGCGGGCGGCTGGTGGGTCGCGATCGTGGAGCTGTGGCCCGCGTCGTCACGCCCGTACATCGGAGGCTCGCAGAACAACTCCTTCCTCGAGCTGACCTTCGGCTACAACGGCCTCGGCCGCATCAACGGCGAGGAGACCGGCAGCGTAGGCGGCGGCGGAGGCCCCGGTGGCGGTGGCGGCGGCGGTCAGTGGGGCGAGACCGGCATCGGCCGGATGTTCAACTCCGAGATCGGCAGCCAGATTTCATGGCCGCTGCCCGCCGCACTGATCCTGCTCGTCGGCGGCATCATCCTCACCTGGAAGGCCCGCAGGACCGACACCACGCGCTCGGCGTTCGTGGCGTGGGGCGGCTCGCTGCTCATGACGGCCGCCGTCTTCAGCTTCATGGCGGGCATCTTCCACCAGTACTACACGATCGCCCTCGCCCCCTACATCGCGGCGCTGATCGGCATGGGCGCCACGGTCCTGTGGGAGGAGCGCGCCAAGTGGTGGGCGGGCGCGCTGCTCGGCGCGGCCGTCGCGGGCACGGCCTGGTGGGGGTACGTCCTGCTCGGGCGGACCCCGGACTATGTGCCGTGGCTGCGCTGGGCGGTCCTGACCGGCGGCCTCGCGGGCGCGCTCGGCCTGCTGCTCGCCGCACGCCTCGGGCGCCAACTGGCCATCGCCGCCATCGGGTTGAGCTTCGCCGCTTCGGTCGCGGGACCGGTCGCGTACACGCTCTCCACCGTGAACAGCGCGCACACGGGGTCGATCGTGACGGCGGGTCCGGCGTCGGCGGGCGGGATGGGCGGCGGACCCGGCGGCGGCGGTGGCGGCGGCCGGCCCGGCGGTGGTGGCGGGATGCAGCCGCCGGGCCAGAACGGTCAGCAGAACGGCGGGATGCAGCCGCCCACCGGAGGCCAGAACGGCGGCGGCATGGGCCAGCCCCCCGGCGGCCAGCAGGGTGGCCAGGGCAAGCAGCAGGGTCAGACCGGTCGCCAAGGCGGCATGCCCGGCGGCGGAACGGGCGAGCGCGGCGGCATGGGCGGAGGCGGCGGCATGGGCGGCCTCCTGAACGGCGCCCAGGTCAGCGCCAAGGCGAAGAAGCTCCTGGAGGCGAACGCCGAGGACTACACCTGGGCGGCGGCCGCCATCGGCTCGCAGAACGCCGCGAGCTACCAGCTCGCCACCGGCGACCCGGTGATGGCGATCGGCGGCTTCAACGGCAGCGACCCGTCCCCGACCCTGGCCCAGTTCAAGCAGTACGTGGCCGACGGGAAGGTGCACTACTTCATCTCGGGCGGCCAGGGCGGCCAGGGCGGCCAGGGCGGAGGCGGCGGCATGGGCGGCGACAGCGGCACCGCGTCGAAGATCACCTCCTGGGTGGAGGACTCCTTCAAGAAGGTCACGGTCGGCAGCGCCACGTTCTACGACCTGACGCAGCCCAAAACCTGA